The proteins below are encoded in one region of Apium graveolens cultivar Ventura chromosome 4, ASM990537v1, whole genome shotgun sequence:
- the LOC141719717 gene encoding uncharacterized protein LOC141719717 yields the protein MSWSRVCKPKNCEGLELKNLKSFNLSMLAKQGWRLLKESSHLISAVMKAKYYPNTSFLDTKVGSNLSYTWRSIMAAIDVIKAGTRKKIGNGRNTNVWGVPWLPDTTDGYDDTCRWDVEVIQDIFQSQDAELIMQIPLPVREVPDSWVGLFDEKGEYTVKSGYRWLQGELEDADTSFWCCDFAKTVWTMTGMAHNVQCWTNASADVVIRNVFDKVSKEQCVQLAASNLLRDWREAQIMVANGHHADGTRQWGRPKAGWVKENVDAAIFQDRSIGCGVVIRNDQGMFLAVRSKKLQGVWSPKEAETLALKEALSWLIELQYKECIVESDSKTLVQIYE from the exons ATGTCATGGAGTAGAGTCTGTAAGCCTAAGAATTGTGAAGGATTGGAACTTAAGAATCTAAAAAGTTTTAACCTGTCTATGCTGGCTAAGCAGGGTTGGAGATTACTTAAGGAATCTAGTCatttgatttctgcagtgatgAAGGCAAAGTACTACCCAAACACGAGTTTCTTGGATACTAAAGTAGGATCGAACCTGAGCTATACTTGGAGAAGTATAATGGCAGCCATTGATGTGATTAAGGCAGGAACTCGGAAAAAAATTGGCAATGGAAGGAATACAAATGTGTGGGGTGTTCCCTGGCTACCAGATACTACTGATGGTTAT GATGATACTTGTAGGTGGGATGTTGAGGTAATTCAAGATATTTTTCAATCTCAAGATGCTGAGCTAATTATGCAGATCCCATTGCCAGTAAGAGAGGTCCCAGATTCATGGGTTGGGCTTTTTGACGAAAAAGGAGAATATACTGTTAAGAGTGGGTACAGATGGTTGCAAGGTGAACTGGAAGATGCAGATACAAGCTTTTGGT GTTGCGACTTTGCGAAAACAGTATGGACTATGACTGGTATGGCTCATAATGTACAATGCTGGACTAATGCTTCAGCTGATGTAGTGATAAGAAATGTGTTTGACAAAGTTTCAAAGGAACAATGTGTGCAACTGG CGGCGTCTAACCTATTGCGAGATTGGAGAGAAGCTCAAATAATGGTGGCAAATGGACATCACGCCGATGGGACAAGACAATGGGGACGACCGAAAGCAGGATGGGTGAAAGAAAACGTGGATGCAGCAATTTTTCAGGATAGAAGTATCGGATGTGGTGTTGTGATAAGAAATGATCAGGGTATGTTCTTGGCAGTTAGGAGTAAAAAGTTACAGGGAGTGTGGAGTCCAAAGGAAGCAGAAACTCTAGCGTTAAAGGAGGCATTATCATGGCTCATAGAATTGCAGTACAAGGAATGTATAGTTGAGTCGGATTCTAAAACACTGGTACAG